A stretch of the bacterium genome encodes the following:
- a CDS encoding co-chaperone GroES, giving the protein MSKSLNIKPLAGYALIKPLEAETKTPSGILLPDTAQEKPAQGKVVAVGPNKKHPNHEEKAEFSVGDTVLYKKWGGDEIKFEGEDYKLVKFDDVMAILG; this is encoded by the coding sequence ATGAGCAAAAGTCTCAATATCAAGCCTTTGGCAGGCTATGCCTTGATCAAACCTTTGGAAGCGGAGACTAAAACCCCTTCGGGAATTCTTCTTCCCGATACCGCCCAAGAAAAGCCGGCCCAAGGAAAAGTGGTTGCCGTTGGTCCGAACAAGAAACACCCCAACCACGAAGAAAAAGCTGAATTTTCAGTTGGCGACACGGTGCTTTACAAAAAATGGGGCGGAGACGAAATCAAATTTGAAGGTGAAGATTACAAACTAGTTAAATTCGATGATGTTATGGCCATACTAGGCTAA
- a CDS encoding extracellular solute-binding protein, producing the protein MKRFLPFIIVGLVLFLVLSIVLVLFFSRKKAPGPVVLHYLGLWDPEAINPLKEEYQKKNPNIIIEYEQKNASSYFSFLNKALGEKNGPDLFWSHSGWLPVLGSHLASLPDEIYSSSEFEKTFYPLVKESLKSNGSYRGIPLEIDGLALVYNKTLLKAKGFDSPPKDLDSLVNMASVITNYDDRGKIKTAGVALGSSKNVDYFSEIVGQLLLQNKVSFIKDKKNFLASNSSLDGRNLGADALLVYLNFASKYKVWEAILPPSLEAFAQGKVAMAFFPAYKLAEISEIAKDKGVKLSFGVAPVPQVVESDPVSWGSYWANAVNAAGENQLEAWKFAKFLSEESALKKIFILETKIRGLGRAYPRVAMAAELTGDPLLAPYVKQAPFAKTWYLNSDTGEDLLNGKIVESFRKWLDLSATSDDQLGSIITIAKEIEPTLEKFGLSSALAPPGVPQSN; encoded by the coding sequence ATGAAGCGCTTTCTGCCTTTCATCATTGTTGGACTTGTTCTTTTTCTGGTTCTCAGTATTGTCTTAGTCCTGTTTTTCTCCCGAAAAAAGGCTCCCGGACCGGTCGTTCTTCACTATCTCGGTCTTTGGGATCCGGAAGCGATTAACCCTCTCAAGGAAGAGTACCAAAAGAAAAACCCCAACATCATCATCGAATACGAGCAGAAAAATGCAAGCAGCTATTTTTCTTTCCTAAACAAAGCCCTGGGCGAAAAGAATGGGCCAGATCTCTTTTGGTCCCACAGCGGTTGGCTGCCTGTGCTAGGCAGTCACCTGGCCAGTCTTCCTGATGAAATTTATTCGAGCTCTGAGTTTGAAAAAACCTTTTACCCTCTCGTCAAAGAAAGTTTAAAGTCAAACGGTTCTTATCGAGGAATCCCTTTGGAAATTGATGGTCTGGCCTTGGTTTACAACAAAACTTTACTCAAAGCCAAAGGTTTTGACTCTCCTCCAAAAGACCTTGATTCCCTGGTTAACATGGCCTCTGTCATTACCAATTACGATGATCGCGGCAAAATCAAAACCGCCGGAGTCGCTCTGGGAAGTAGTAAAAATGTTGACTATTTCTCTGAGATTGTTGGACAGTTGCTTTTGCAGAATAAAGTTAGCTTCATCAAAGATAAAAAGAACTTCCTTGCTTCCAACTCCTCCCTCGATGGTAGGAATTTAGGAGCAGACGCTCTTCTGGTTTATTTAAACTTTGCTTCCAAATACAAGGTTTGGGAAGCGATCTTACCACCTTCGCTTGAAGCTTTTGCGCAGGGTAAGGTCGCCATGGCCTTTTTTCCAGCCTACAAACTAGCCGAAATTTCCGAAATTGCCAAAGATAAAGGTGTCAAACTTAGTTTTGGTGTTGCCCCGGTCCCCCAAGTAGTTGAGTCTGATCCGGTCAGCTGGGGAAGTTATTGGGCCAACGCCGTCAACGCCGCGGGTGAGAATCAGCTTGAGGCTTGGAAATTCGCTAAGTTTCTTTCTGAAGAGAGTGCACTAAAAAAAATCTTTATTCTTGAAACAAAAATTCGTGGTCTTGGTCGAGCTTACCCTCGGGTGGCGATGGCTGCCGAGCTGACCGGCGACCCTCTTTTAGCCCCTTACGTAAAACAAGCACCTTTTGCCAAAACTTGGTATTTGAATTCGGATACAGGCGAGGATCTTCTCAATGGAAAGATTGTCGAAAGCTTTCGGAAATGGCTTGATCTGAGTGCCACCTCAGACGACCAGTTGGGAAGTATCATTACGATTGCCAAAGAAATTGAACCGACCCTTGAAAAATTCGGCCTTTCGTCTGCTTTAGCCCCGCCCGGAGTTCCCCAGTCGAATTAA